A single region of the Enterobacter cloacae complex sp. R_G8 genome encodes:
- the phoB gene encoding phosphate response regulator transcription factor PhoB, whose protein sequence is MARRILVVEDEAPIREMVCFVLEQNGFQPVEAEDYDSAVNQLNEPWPDLILLDWMLPGGSGLQFIKHIKREAMTRDIPVVMLTARGEEEDRVRGLETGADDYITKPFSPKELVARIKAVMRRISPMAVEEVIEMQGLSLDPTSHRVMTGENPLDMGPTEFKLLHFFMTHPERVYSREQLLNNVWGTNVYVEDRTVDVHIRRLRKALELSGHDRMVQTVRGTGYRFSTRF, encoded by the coding sequence ATGGCGAGACGTATTCTGGTCGTAGAAGATGAAGCTCCAATTCGTGAAATGGTGTGCTTCGTGCTCGAACAAAATGGCTTCCAGCCAGTTGAAGCGGAAGATTATGACAGCGCGGTGAACCAGCTGAATGAACCCTGGCCCGATCTGATCCTGCTTGACTGGATGTTGCCTGGCGGCTCCGGACTGCAGTTTATCAAACACATCAAGCGTGAAGCGATGACCCGCGATATCCCCGTTGTCATGCTTACCGCGCGCGGTGAAGAGGAAGATCGCGTGCGCGGCCTGGAGACTGGCGCAGACGATTACATTACCAAACCCTTCTCACCGAAAGAGCTGGTTGCCCGCATTAAAGCTGTGATGCGCCGTATTTCACCGATGGCGGTGGAAGAGGTCATTGAGATGCAGGGCCTGAGCCTTGATCCGACCTCGCACCGCGTTATGACGGGCGAAAATCCCCTCGACATGGGGCCTACCGAATTCAAACTCCTGCATTTCTTTATGACTCACCCGGAGCGTGTTTACAGCCGCGAGCAGTTGCTGAATAACGTCTGGGGAACTAACGTGTATGTCGAAGACCGGACGGTTGACGTACATATCCGCCGCCTGCGTAAAGCGCTGGAACTGAGCGGCCACGATCGCATGGTACAGACGGTCCGCGGCACGGGTTATCGTTTTTCTACCCGTTTCTGA
- the sbcD gene encoding exonuclease subunit SbcD — translation MRILHTSDWHLGQNFYSKSRAAEHEAFLNWLLDTARSHEVDAIIVAGDIFDTGSPPSYARELYNRFVVNLQQTGCHLVIVAGNHDSVATLNESRDILAFLNTTVVASAGHAPQILKKRDGTPGAVLCPVPFLRPRDIVQSQAGMSGGEKQQHLLQSITDYYHQQYTDACALRGEQAIPVIATGHLTTVGASKSDAVRDIYIGTLDAFPAQHFPPADYIALGHIHRAQVIGGCEHIRYCGSPIALSFDETGKAKCVHLVSFNEGKLSAVASLEVPVTQPLAVLKGDLAAITAQLEQWRGVELNPPIWLDIEITTDDYLHDMQRKIQALTEDLPVEVLLVRRSREQREKVLLGAQRETLSELKVEEVFERRLSQEEIDDTTRARLNELFRHTLHALTDEEDNA, via the coding sequence ATGCGCATATTACACACCTCGGACTGGCATCTGGGTCAAAACTTTTACAGCAAGAGCCGGGCAGCGGAGCATGAAGCGTTCCTGAACTGGCTGCTGGACACGGCCCGATCGCACGAGGTGGATGCGATTATTGTTGCGGGTGACATTTTCGACACCGGTTCGCCGCCAAGCTATGCGCGTGAGCTCTACAACCGCTTCGTGGTAAATCTGCAACAAACCGGCTGTCATCTGGTGATTGTCGCCGGTAACCATGACTCCGTCGCAACGCTGAATGAATCCCGCGACATCCTGGCCTTCCTTAACACTACCGTGGTGGCCAGTGCCGGACATGCGCCGCAGATCCTGAAAAAACGTGACGGTACACCGGGGGCGGTGCTGTGCCCGGTTCCCTTCCTGCGCCCACGCGATATCGTGCAGAGTCAGGCGGGGATGTCAGGCGGGGAAAAACAGCAGCATCTGCTGCAGAGCATCACTGACTATTATCACCAACAATATACCGATGCCTGCGCCCTGCGCGGTGAGCAGGCCATTCCGGTGATTGCCACCGGGCACCTCACCACCGTCGGTGCCAGTAAAAGTGACGCGGTACGTGACATCTATATTGGCACGCTGGACGCCTTCCCGGCACAACATTTCCCGCCAGCGGATTATATCGCGCTCGGACATATTCACCGGGCACAGGTCATTGGCGGTTGCGAGCACATTCGCTACTGCGGCTCACCCATTGCGCTCAGTTTTGATGAGACCGGCAAAGCCAAATGTGTTCATCTGGTGAGCTTTAACGAGGGCAAACTCAGCGCCGTGGCGTCGCTGGAGGTGCCCGTCACCCAACCGCTGGCGGTGCTGAAGGGCGATCTGGCGGCCATTACCGCCCAGCTGGAGCAATGGCGCGGTGTCGAGCTAAATCCCCCCATCTGGCTGGATATCGAAATCACAACCGACGACTATCTGCATGATATGCAGCGTAAAATCCAGGCACTGACGGAAGATCTGCCCGTCGAGGTCTTACTGGTACGCCGCAGCCGCGAACAGCGCGAGAAAGTTCTACTGGGTGCGCAACGTGAAACGCTCAGCGAACTGAAGGTGGAAGAGGTATTTGAACGCCGACTGTCGCAGGAAGAGATTGACGACACAACGCGCGCAAGGCTTAACGAGCTGTTCCGCCATACTCTGCACGCGCTTACTGATGAGGAAGACAACGCATGA